The Devosia sp. YIM 151766 genome includes a region encoding these proteins:
- the dps gene encoding DNA starvation/stationary phase protection protein Dps: protein MKTPSIALKANAKSAVIDVLNARLADAIDLALITKQAHWNLKGPNFIAVHEMLDPMRAAIDEHVDIIAERVAQLDGIALGTSQVVAKATSLAPYPTDIRKVTDHLAALADRYAALANQVREDIDTTDEAGDADAADILTAFSRELDKNLWFIKSHLE, encoded by the coding sequence ATGAAAACCCCCTCCATCGCCCTCAAGGCCAATGCCAAGTCCGCCGTGATCGACGTGCTCAATGCCCGCCTCGCCGATGCCATCGATCTGGCGCTGATCACCAAGCAGGCGCATTGGAACCTCAAGGGTCCCAATTTCATCGCCGTGCATGAAATGCTCGATCCCATGCGCGCCGCCATCGACGAACATGTCGACATCATCGCCGAGCGCGTCGCCCAGCTCGACGGCATCGCCCTGGGCACCAGCCAGGTCGTCGCCAAGGCGACCAGCCTTGCCCCCTATCCCACCGATATACGCAAGGTCACCGACCATCTCGCCGCCCTGGCCGACCGCTATGCGGCGCTGGCCAATCAGGTCCGCGAGGATATCGACACCACCGACGAAGCCGGCGACGCCGACGCGGCCGATATCCTCACCGCCTTTTCCCGCGAGCTCGACAAGAATCTGTGGTTCATCAAGTCCCACCTCGAATAG
- a CDS encoding Hsp20 family protein, translated as MQTYDFSPFYRSTVGFDRLFSRLDSLSGQEAKTYPPYNIERTGDDAYRISIAVAGFSNGDIAVETKENSLVVKGAKAADNGDGKREFLHRGIAERAFELRFQLADYVEVTGAKLENGLLHLELKRELPESKKARTIQIDGGSAVLEDKSVN; from the coding sequence ATGCAGACTTATGATTTTTCCCCCTTCTATCGCTCCACCGTCGGTTTCGACCGTCTGTTCAGCCGCCTCGATTCCCTGTCCGGGCAGGAAGCCAAGACCTACCCGCCCTATAATATCGAGCGCACCGGCGACGATGCCTATCGCATCTCCATCGCCGTAGCCGGGTTTTCCAATGGCGATATCGCCGTGGAGACCAAGGAGAACAGCCTGGTGGTCAAGGGCGCCAAGGCCGCCGACAATGGCGACGGCAAGCGTGAATTCCTCCATCGCGGCATTGCCGAGCGCGCTTTCGAGCTGCGCTTCCAGCTTGCCGATTATGTCGAGGTCACCGGCGCCAAGCTCGAAAACGGCCTGCTGCATCTGGAGCTGAAGCGCGAATTGCCCGAGAGCAAGAAGGCGCGCACCATCCAGATCGATGGCGGCAGCGCTGTTCTTGAGGACAAGTCCGTCAATTAA